A window of bacterium genomic DNA:
GAGCACGATGAAGCCGGGGGCGAGACTGATCCCGCCGTGGGCAATAGCGATTCCCGCCAGGCACCCGACGAGGACCCATTTGCCGCCGTCCAGCGAATCGGTCACAAAGCCGGCAACGATGCTGCTGAAGGCGCTGCAGAGGGCTCTCCCGGCGAAAAGAAAGCCGATCTGGGTGAACGTCAGTTGCAGGTCCTGTGCAAGGAAGGGGAGCACCGGGCCGATGAGGCCGAGATACCAGTGCTCAAAGCCGTGGCCTGCGGTGAGGAGATAGAGGAGATTTCGCCGCCTCAAGGGGCACCCCAGGGAGAAGGAACGGAAATGGGCCAGAAACCGCGGGCAATTTAACACGTGGCCGAGTGGCCGGAAAGCGTAAATTTCCTGCGGAAGAGCGAGAAGGTGGGTTTATTATTTTCATTAAAAAAATTCTCTTTGCTGTTGACTGTCTTAAATTTCCTTGATAATTCTACTTGTAGGATAACCCGCTAACATGATGTCTGCCCAGAGGTTTTCGTGACTGCGCCGGTTCGGCTTCAGGCCGTGAAAAAGGTCAGGGTGTACGAGGAGATCGTCTCCCAGATCACCTCGCTCATTCTGAACGGCGACCTCAAGGTCGGAGACAGGCTTCCCTCAGAGCGCGAGCTCTGCGAGCAGTTCGACGTCGGGCGCAACTCGGTCCGGGAGGCAACCCGCGCGCTCGCCTCGGCGCGGCTGGTGGAAAGCCGCCAAGGGGAAGGAACGTTCGTCATCGCGAGCGCCGATTTCCTGATCACGCATCTCTCCGAACAATCCTCCGCCGAGGGCGAGAGCGGCATTCGCTACCTCTTCGAGGCGCGGCGGATCCTGGAGCCGCAAATCGCCGCCCTTGCGGTCGAGCGGATCACGGACAGGCAACTGGCGGACCTTGAGAAGATACTGAACCACCAGCGCAGAGAGATTCAGGCTGGCGAGAGCGGCATGGCCGAAGACACGGCCTTTCACATGGCGCTGGCGGCCGCCGCCAAAAACACGTTTCTCGAACGGCTGCTCGGCACCTTGCTCGATTCGCTTCGCGAGATGCGCGAGCACTCGGTCCGCAAACAGGAAGATCGGGCTCGTTCGCTGGAGGGACATCAGGATATCCTGGCTGCCCTTCGACGGAAGAACAAGAATGAGGCGCTGGCCCGCATGCTGAGCCATTTGCTCGGCGTGGAAGGACAGGGAATGGATTTGTTCAAGAAAGATTCCAAGTGAGATCAGTTGCATTTGTCCGGTTCTTGAGAGGGGAGGGCCAAGCGGCGAGAACACACAAAACGGATTTCAGCGGGAGGGGGCGAATGCATGTCCCGTCCTCAACGAAAACCCATGCATCCCCTTCGTGGGGAGGGAGAGAAGCGTGAGTATTCA
This region includes:
- a CDS encoding FadR/GntR family transcriptional regulator, translated to MTAPVRLQAVKKVRVYEEIVSQITSLILNGDLKVGDRLPSERELCEQFDVGRNSVREATRALASARLVESRQGEGTFVIASADFLITHLSEQSSAEGESGIRYLFEARRILEPQIAALAVERITDRQLADLEKILNHQRREIQAGESGMAEDTAFHMALAAAAKNTFLERLLGTLLDSLREMREHSVRKQEDRARSLEGHQDILAALRRKNKNEALARMLSHLLGVEGQGMDLFKKDSK